ATATATTTCCCATTCTAGATATCAACCCTTTTCTTTTGTCACATTCTTCTTCTACTAAATAACAACATGACAAAGccaatttctttaaaaaatcacTATCATCAAGTCACTATCTacagaatttgaatttgaattgaatttaaagaataaatatttaaataaatttgcaTGTGGCATGGCATGCAGTTTTGACAAATGTCATATGGACCTTATTTATACATAGCACATTAAATGGActcataaattataatatttattttaatcaattccaaatattaataataataataatatatgaatCCGGCAAATGTAATATAATGTATATATCAAAATCAGAATATTTTTAAAACTCTTGGATTTGAAGGATTCAACAGAGATACTCCTACATATATAGTCCCAGACACTTTgtgacaataataataaaaattgaaacaGCAAGCAGTTGATGATTATTGTATTTTTGTGATCATTGGTTTGGCTGTAGAATGacatattttgttattttgtgtCCAATTGGTCATAATATGTATAGTCAAAATTATAGTACTTGTGCAGATTTTGTTTTCTTTGCATTATTTATGTGTGAAAATGTTTTACCACAACTTCTAATATGGACAATTTGATCTATAGTATTCAATATAGTGTTGATGTTTGTTTTCTTTACACTATTTATACATAGACATGTTTTATCCCAATTTCTAATATCATATGGACCACTTTTACGATTATTACTTGGGTTGGAGTGtcctaaatttgaaaaaaaaaatcatttttgaataaattgtttttttttaatgaaatcaaATTGGTTCTAAGAAAATTGGTTTATAATTTATGAACcggttttaaataaataaaaaataatcacatgaATTGTTATCATGTTTGATATTAGGAGTGGAAATAGGTCATACCGATAACAGGGTCTACAGGCTAACTTATATAGACTAGGTCCggccacacattatttttaaatagaaaaggcttagatttttttataagcctatttaaataaatatgaatatttttttattatcattatgttatgttttgtgttttgaattaaaatacattaataaaatttggttattttgaagaacttgtgaaaacaAGATGAAAACACTAATGAACATTATTCTCATAAGTTCTTTTAGTTAGtcagtctatttaaacattattttaatggcttatttacatatgtctaaaataaataggcttttatgtaggctaacaggctaaccaggcaTTCGGAAAGGTCAGACTCAAGCctaaaaaaataagcctacgacatgTTACAGGCCAGACTTAAGCTTGGTAAAACCTAGCTCGGTCCAGCCTATTTCCATCCCTATTTGATACTGACACATGTGGATACCagacaaatatttatttaaaggtGTCAATGTTATAGAAGaaaaagtttttattattttgatataaAACTTTATTGTTTACTGTAGTCCTCTTCAGTTTAAAAGATTAATTTTTGTAGCtgtgtataaaaaaaattatttttatagtccGTAATAGTGGTTATGGTAACTcgttaattttgaaaataaattgttaaaatttaAAAGTGGTATTTTTGGGATATTGTAGAGATATAAACATTGCTCCTTTTTTGGGGGTGTGTGGGGGGTTTGGTTAATAATTTGCTAAAATACTGGGAAAATTGGCCCAAGTTCACTAAATTAAAGCCCAACATTAAAAGCTTGAAGCCTTTTTGGCATCCAAAAAAGCCAAACAATAATACTAGTAGTTTAATACTCAATTTTTTTGGGTGGTGCTAATAGTTAGGCCACAATAAAATATTAGAATAAGATTGTttgtttaattagattttttgaaaccatcattttaataattggagaaaaaaattgatcaaaattctttctgaaaaaattaaaaacaataggATCaagataattataaataaatcctTCTAATTATAGTGAAACTTACAAAAGAAAGAATAAccattaaaaaaatagttaagcATATTCCCCTTTTTTTCACCTTTCAACTAACTAattgttcttctttttcttccaaaATCAGTTTCAAAATTTTGTACAAAGGAATGGTAGACAAATAAGAGATAATAACAACTACTATAGTTAGAAAAAATGTAACAATTTTTTCCTATCATCCACTCATTCATAAAACAAACCTAACAAATTTTTTCCTATCATCAAAACCATCCCAAAAATTCATTTTACATTATGATTTTTTTGTGTCACATTCATTAAGATCACATTAGATTGAGTTAACTTCAACAACAAGAAACAACATAACACAAAATTTGCTATAAAGTCATAAGAtcaaaatttgtttaatattcaaattattttctaaccctttgttttttttatataaaaaaaacaaaggtgGAAATTAAAACAAGGTTTTTTTAATTAACAATGGTTAGGGCTTTTTATCATCAAAGCAGCATGCAGAAATCAAAGtcttttcattttagaaaaatgtTTGAAATTCCTGGAAAACATATTCAAGGTTTCTTTGATAGGGATCATGATGAAGGagatcatcaacatcatcatgatCATAAAGTTTATTCAAAAAGCTTTGAATCAAGATACACAACTGATAATTCATGTGAAGTTCATCCTATTGGATTTTCTTTCAAcaatgatcatgttcattcagaTGCGCCAAAAATGCCTCCTAAGCCACCAACCGGTATATAACAATATTTTTCTCCTAATTTTTTTATCTGTATCAGGGTTTGTTTGAACCCTGGTGATGACGTCCAACCTAGCAATATTGGTTTCTGCCAGTTGAGCTAGAGTTTACGGACTTTTTTGAATTTAGTCCTTGTAAAGATATTTTTCATTTTtggcctttttttttaaaaattttttagaAGCTGAGTTGATGAAGGAAAGATTTGCTAAGTTGCTTCTAGGCGAAGACATGTCGGGTGCTGGAAATGGTGTTTCATCAGCATTGGCTTTGTCGAATGCCATAACGAATCTCGCtggtatatttaaattttttacctTTGAGATTGTTTCGGTTAGGATTCGAACTAATGTTCTTATGAACGACTCGTTTGTTTTCTTCGTGATGTTATGTAGCATCGGTTTTTGGAGAACAATCGAAGCTAGAACCGATGTCGCATGACAGGAAAGTTAGGTGGAGAAAAGAAATTGAATGGCTTTTATCTGTGACTGATCACATTGTTGAATTTGCTCCATCACAACAGTTGGCTAAGGATGGATCAACAATGGAGGTAAAATTTTAAAGACTAGAAAATTTTATGTATGTTTAGTAGTTGTATGGATCCGGCTCCCGTGCTGTCGGAGATTCCTAGCATTCACGTAATTGGGATATCGGTGGTCGTTTGATTAAAATCGGTATCTTTTTaactataaaatataaattcaaatatgCATTCTTTGCACTGTGTAATCTTGATAGAACGAACGATCATTGATACCCTGACTGCGTGAATGTGGGATCCTATATTCACAGAAAACCCGAATTTGAATATCAAGAATCAGACTCGTCGAAAACAATTATGATATATACTGTGTTACAAATTTATACGCACAAATATTTCTCCCGCGACTTCAAATTTTTGGATCCGCCGCTGAAGATATTTCTGTCACACAAAAATAACATATGACATTATTATGTAGATTATGACGACTCGACAAAGAAGCGATCTACTCATGAACATTCCCGCTTTGCGCAAGCTCGACGCAATGCTCATTGTAAGTAACTATATTTTGGTAAACAACTTAATTTAGATAAGTGCTAATGCCAGAAGAAAATCTTaaataagtcaatccaaacatgCGCTTTTCTGAATCAATATTAAAACGGTTTCGTTTCACGAACTTTGGACTAACTAACCGAATGACGATGTGATTATAGGACATTTTGGACAACTTTAGAGATCAAAATGAATTCTGGTATGTCTCTAAAAACGACGAAGACGCTGAAGGTAACACTGCCACTCAAAGAAAAAGCGACAAATGGTGGCTACCGATTGTTAAAGTTCCGCCGACAGGTTTATCAGACGTAGCTGTGAAATGGATACAATTCCAGAAAGACAATGTTAACCAAGTCCTCAAAGCAGCCATGGCGATAAATGCTCAAGTTCTATCCGAAATGGAAATACCCGATAACTACATCGAATCTCTCCCTAAGGTAACATAATTACGCTCCTGTCTGGATTCGGCTTATTTAAACTTATCTACTGACACAAACACTTGCGAGCCGTGACAATGTCTTAATTTTTCTTCGTGTTTTTGTCAGAACGGTAGAGAAAGTCTCGGCGAATCAATCTACAAGTGCATAACTGTCGAATACTTTGATCCGGGACAATTCTTATCGACAATGGACATGTCCACAGAACACAAAGTTCTAGACCTCAAGAACAGGATTGAAGCTTCCATAGTTATATGGAAAAGGAAGATGAACAAAGACGGAAAATCTTCATGGAGTTCGGGGATAAGCATGGAGAAAAGAGAACTCTTCGAGGAGAGAGCCGAAACAATATTGCTCATGATCAAACAACAGTTTCCGGGACTTCCACAATCTTCGCTCGATATCAGCAAAATCCAATACAACAAGGTGATATAACAAATCACTTTTCGTTAAACTCACTTCTTACGAAAATTAActatataaaatcaaatttcgTCAGCGCAGAACCAAACACAGATTAATAGATATAGGAATGATTCATAGGGCAGGTCGCTTGATTTGGAAACAATGTCTCGTCTGCCCTATGGATCATAGTATATTTAAACATAAGTTGTATTCTAGAACGTTAAGTTTAAAAATAGAAAGTTACTTAAGTCGCTCTACGGTCAGAGACGTAAGCACAATTAGCCGAACTTCGTGATCAAATCTTGTCTCTTCTTTTTTTCGTATATGTTTAACGAGAGGAGTTGTTTTAACATTTTACTAACGAAATTTGACTTCTTCTGAAATGATCACAGGATGTGGGACAAGCCATTCTAGAGAGCTATTCAAGAGTAATTGAAAGCTTGGCTTATACGGTTTTATCTAGGATCGATGATGTCTTATACGTGGATTCAATGACAAAGAATCCGTCATTGGCGTCATCCGGACGAACATTCTCATTGGATTCTTTGCCGGTGTCTGAACAAACATCTCCAAACTCCGACGATGGACTGAGAAGCTTGAATTCTTCAGACACGCCGCCATCAATGACTCTCTCCGATTTCATGGGATGGAATTCGAACAAAATCGGAAGTGATGTGAAAAGGACTAACTCTACGGGCGACTTAGAAGACTTGAAAGAAAAAGACGAAAAGGCATTGATTAAATCCCCGAGAGTCGGAACACCAAAGAAAAACTACTACTTGGATAAGCTCGAGTATTTGAATGCTATAAGAAGTCCTATCGCGCGACATTAATATCGGTTAACCAAAAAAAAAGGGAAGGGTCGAATTTTAACACGGATTATAAAAGTTCAATGTAAATGCAAACATAAAGATTGAGGGTTTGGTTATGAAGTTAGTAGAAACTCTTGTGTACATTTCTTCTTAGCTTGTACATTATGTAAATCATACTTTAATTAGGTTATTGTAATTTCTGTACTTGTTGtaaattcttttatttcttcaaaatagTGGAAGATTCATATAGTACTTATGCTAAACATCAATGTTATAAATTTAGAATTTCGCCGCGAGATTAGTAACGTCTGGTCAAAAATTGTTGCAATCAGACTTCGAACTTTCAAAGTGCTTCAACATACCGATATTTTATTAATCGTATTTGATTCACGAATCATACAATTAACATTAGACTTCAACATGAAAATGATAAGCAATTAAACTCGATTTTCTCAATGCGTATGTTTCGTGCGCCTAATGAGCCATAAGATATCGCTTCCGTGCAACGATCTTCTATGACGCGGCCCGACCTTTGGAGTAGCCTACAGAAATAGTTAAGCCATTAAATTTACAAATCCAAAACTAGGAAAGTGAGACAATTCAGAAGAAAAACTCACTTGGAAATGAAATGTAGGATTTGATACTTTCGCTAACACTTTCAAACCGTCGCGAACAGGCATCACTAGTATAGTTTTTAAAATGGAAAAAGTTAGAAGAACATAACATTAATGTTATTTTGATAAGAACATGAAATGTTATGTATGTTACCAAAAGCCAAATTGTTGTGCTTGTTATTTGTAGCAGTTGCTGGCTTCAAATTCTCTTGTGATTTTTCAAGGATAGGAGCTGATCATGAAAAGcaattaaattataattgattttCCATAAATAAAAAAGTTGTATTTATATCAAAAGATTATATGAAAAATATTACATGATGATAAATATCTTGTATGAAATCTTGGCAATTTCTCCCTCCATTGCATATTTGAGATTGAAAGTTTATCAGCATATTGCTCACATGAGAAAAGTCTCTGCCAAAAAACTTCATCAGTACGAACACTGAACACTGACACATGTCAAACATTTATTAGACTGAACACTGACATATGTCGAACACTGACTAGACGTTTAATCTGAAATAAGTTGATATTAAGTGATTAATAATATACTAACTTGTTTGAGGCATTGAATTTTTATCTCAGCATCAGAAAATGAATTTGTGTGAGAAATAAGTCCTTCAAGATTAGAAGAAACATTTCCAAGATGATCAACCACAGTCACCATAGCTCTACATATGTATTCTTTTGTGTTTTCCATAACACTGCAATTCAATGGACAAATTCCAATATGTCACGGGTCAATATATCCAAATactaacaaacaaaaacaaatttaCTTTTACACTAAAGTTACAAAGtgcaatatattttataattttttttaccataatataagttttttttttgacttatcaccaccggtatagtctgattcgggggtcagttctgacatcaagtgggTTCAGCCCCCTCCCGATCAAAGTTGTGGGGATCGacccgtggttctccctaccaagtttaGCGTCAATcatcactggaccaactaacCATCGCTAATATAGTTCATTTTACAATaccaataaataattaatgttatttttcctattatacccttaaatatttatttttctctccttttaattatataaactagtaagaaacccgtgcttccgcacgggtaataTTTAAACATTTTGGTCGGAAAAAAAATGATCAAATGATATATATCGTACATCCAAATAAATAAGATTTATGAACCAAAGTCATTGTTCCAAAAAGATGAGTTTTGAGCAAGTCACAACATATCAAATTGATAGTTAATAGTTTATACAATTTTTTTGCATGTGATACTCGAGAGACAGCTGCAAAGGACTCTCCAAAACATGTAGCGACgaataataaaaaggaaaacaaaGCTGCAGCATGATTCTCCTAAATGAGTAGGATGTTTGGACCTGAAATGGCAAGTggacaaaaaaaatcatatatcgTGGAAGTAGAGAACCTAAATCTGTCGGCAATGTTGTGATGGCATgataagtttttatttttaaaaacatacCTTCAAATGTTATGGAACACTTCTTTGAATACAACATTGGTGGTAGAGAGCATAGGTTCCTTATCTTTGTCGTGAATGAGAATCCTTAATCCCTTTTTGGATTTGACTCTTGAGATAGCCACGTATAACTGTCCATGACTAAAAACTTCTTTTGGCAAGTACAAACCAACATTGTCAAGTGACTGGCCTTGAGACTTGTTAATAGTCATGGCAAAGGAAACAATAATTGGAAATTGGCGTCTCACCAGTTtaaatggccatggtgattgAGAAGGGGACAAAGACATTCTAGGAATATAAAATAAGTTACCAACattttttccagaaatgatcttagCTTCAATGACATGAGCAGCAAGCCTGGTAACAGTTAGCCTTGTACCATTGCACAAACCTTCAGATTGGTCTAGGTTGCGCATTAACATAATAGTGGCCCCAACTTTTAACTTTATTGAATGGTTAGGCAATCCCGAAGTCTTAAGAGCATTTAGGAACTCGGGTGTCACGTGCTCATATGCATCAAAGCTATTTACATCAGATTTATCAATAGAATCACTGCTAAagtattctttctcttctcctacaaAAATTGGTCAATACCTATATTTAGATAAAACATATGGCCAAATAGTTTATTTATTGATtgcaaaaatattattattattaacggAAAATAACTTGAATACCTGGAAGAAGGTTTGTTATATATTGGTTGATATCATCGACTACTTCGATTGTTGAAGCTAAGATCGCACGACTTTGAAGATAACTGGAATCAAGATAGTTATGAATGAGATCAGGGTACGTATCTTCAACAATTCCCTTAATCGGATCTGAAAAGTTGGAAATTAAGAACTCATCTGGAATACAAATATCAGCATAGCCATCATTTGGCTCGCACATGGTCCCATCTCCAATTTTTAAAATCCACTCAGAAAAACTCCTTATGTCATCAACTGTAGAAGTAGGCTGACCAGTTTGCAAGCGCATGTTCTTTGTAAGCCTCAAGACTTTACAATGATCCCAAATGTAAGACGCATTGATTGTTGCATGGATAATATCAGATCTAGTACCTCTTGGTATAACAGGGAGAATTTGTCTGAAGTCACCTCCAAACACAACAACCTTTcctccaaaaactcttttagatgcatTTGTGATTCCACTCATAATATCTCTCAAGGATTTGTCGAGTGATTCAAAGCAAAACTTGTTAGCCATAGGAGCCTCATCCCATATGATTAGATCTGTCATCTTTAGAAGCTCAGCAAGATgatcttgtttttcaatgttgCATATAGAATTCTCTAAAGTAGGGACAGGAATCTTAAATCTGGAATGAGCTGTTCTTCCACCTGGTAATAATAGACTTGCAATCCCACTTGAAGCAACCggcaaaacaatttttttcttagaCCTAAGTGCTGCTGATAGAGTGTTCCACATGAAGGTTTTACCAGTGCCACCGTagccatataaaaaaaaaactccgCCTTCTTGCTTTTCTACGGCATCCATGATTTCCTCAAAGATGTTTCTTTGTTCATCTATATCAAGGAGACATTTCCAAAGATAGTTGTTAATGGCTATAGAAAGTTGAAGTATTTTAATTTGCAATAACAATGGGTGATATTACCTGTAAGGGAAGCGGAGAGACTTTCAAAAAGTTGTTGTTGAGCAAGAACATCATATTGTCGTTCATCATAAAGGAGTCGATTTCCTGTAAAGGATTCGACATAATCTTTCGGATATGGCATGGTCTTGAAGTCCTTCAAACTTCGATTATTATTTTGCAATAGTGTTTCAATAGCCATGAGTGTCCGTTCTTTTAGCTCGGCATCACTCATTGTCAGACCTAggataaaaaagaaacaaaaacaaagttTCAATGCATAAATAATGTATCAATACACCTAATGAACATTGTATAAATGTAAAATTATCTATTATTTAACCGGAACTCATTAATATTAGTTACATTTGGTAATGCAATAGTGACTGCATTACTTGACAAAGTTGAGTTGTTTATTTCCGTAAATGAGGCATTATATATTGTTACACCTAAACAAAGTCTCATTTGCCCCATTTTTAAAATCAACAGTGGCTGCAATATGTAAAACAGCCGCAGCAACTACCAGTTTTGAGGCTAAATAACTTATTGACTCAAAGTTCCATGGTTTAGCATATTATTTTGAGGACAAAGAACTAATTGAACACAACAAACTGCCCTATTACTAATAAGCTAATTGAAACAGTATGTAATTACAATAAAATTGGTTTAGTAAAAATACGCTTTGATCAAATAGTTAGGTAATTTGTATAAAACAATATGTAATAAGTAGAAGAGAGGAAAACTATATTTTACAAAAGGCTGAAGataaataatatgataaaaaaattgaaacaccGTTAAAAATGTAGGAAAGATTAAATACCTTGATCTCTTGCGAAGACTCGTTGATCATAAAGAATGCCATCTGATAAATACATCCAAGTCTTTCTCCAAACATGTTCCGGTCTATTCATCGATGAAGATAGTAACATGGTAACATATAGCTTTCGTAAAAAATGACCTGAACCCCACTGATGTGCCTCTTTGATGGCCTCGATAAATTCACGATCATCTTGTAAAAAACCCATTGCAAAGCATGCATCTCTAAATGTCTTTAGCTTCTTACCGTCAACCGTCTTGATGTCATTATAGGATAAAGGTCCTTTTTTGACAGTCAGCATCATCCTTAAATAAAACAACTCGCCAGTGCTTTGAGGAACCCAAATGAGTCGACCAATGGTATACCCTCGTTTCCTTGGTTTCCAACTTCGACTTCGTTTATGATAAACAAATTTAGAAACAAAGTCCCCATAAGTTAATAACCTTGCCTCTTCATAAGTCTTGTTTGCTTCGAACCATGCTGTAAACATAGACTCAGTTACACTTGGCTTTAGCAACACATCACCAACTTGCTCATAGTCTTTGTAGTACACAGAGTTTTCGCCTTCCATGTGAAAAAACAATCTTTCTACGGCTGGCTTTCTGCCATGTATAGAATAGGAAAATATCCTCCAACATGCTTCACTTGGGGAGATGTATCGACAATCCAAATATTGCTTGATCTCGTCGACGTTGTTTTTATCTTGGCCTTGTATGATTGCAGAAATTCTATCGGAACCTTTGTTTATATATTTGAAAAGGTATTTGATAGAAGTACTCTGGTTGCACCATTCCATGTTAATGTGGGCTTCGTACTTCAACAACAAACTTGGATTGTGTGGAACAACATGACCACTATGAAAGATGATTCCATTTTTTTCAATGGTGTGTTTGTTGTCTCTTCGCCTATAAACAGGATACCCTTCTTGGTCCACGATCGTCGTAGGTTGAAACTTCTTAGGGTAAAACTTGGTGCACCTCCCATCTTTCGTGCAAGGTGTCTTGGGATTTAACAAACCACAAGGACCATGAACCATGTGAGCTTTGACCAAACTGTACAACCGAGGGTGTGTTTCTGGATCGGGCACTTCAGCACTAATGATCTTGTCAATGTCTTCTGGACTTGGATATTTGTTTGAAGGATGCAAGAAGATTAATATATGGGCATGAGGCAATCCTCTCTTTTGAAACTCAATGGTGTACATATCTACAATTGGAAAAGCATAAATAATTCAGAATTACTGTTAGTAATTTTAAACACTTATATGTCATTAGAGTTAAGAGGGAGAATAAACTCACAGGCAAGTACTTTTCCAAGAACACCTTTTTTGGTTAAATCTGTAAGCAATTgatcaaacttgattttgaaGACTCTTGAGATGATATCCGGTCGATCTT
This portion of the Vicia villosa cultivar HV-30 ecotype Madison, WI unplaced genomic scaffold, Vvil1.0 ctg.001966F_1_1, whole genome shotgun sequence genome encodes:
- the LOC131637321 gene encoding uncharacterized protein LOC131637321 isoform X4; its protein translation is MHGASLHALLKLQSMDPFDRKRSAKKARSRRSMLLKENRSKRQKYNPHQQLPLETPMSFTPRQPLSELSPSFQNSTARTVISGQSLGISVGFEGSGPSVTRHTFKTNIRSRPIDNLATNLFLKFASTSAVKENEGITPSSLKANQNLPASENIIGEAGSSSTINTLPQIPRPVRGRPKNHYGVPNMARNLTRKFPILEREEGHHTANLNLGYTRQTSNPTMAEQQPCHTNHTSQAIARPSCVDAPKRPRGRPRKQMPDPEPGLNFKELRPSQTSNRTQPIPNNTPGPSNVIKETPPARQIGNISNNHVSHEVTQMSQSTTNHHRRTEPPCPIFTPTINMDFNSDSNEDSDYDPFATYLSDEDNCSDPEDVEAPFTIHDNAIGHSEEYYDIGSPLLECCYCKARMWYQERMHKSTHSANPKFMMCCGNGKVELPLLKEPPELLAKLLWDHNSIVSRKFQQHIRLYNMMFAFTSPGAKIDNRFNNGRGPPTMRIQGQTCHRIGSLLPPQGQKPKFAQLYIYDTENEVENRMDGLRNKENIDSDVVNQLSNMLYEFNPHAKSFQMAKQWLNSGETQNLKLRLISNRSTDGRVYNQPTVSEVAALVVGDIDTAEMRDIIMQTRGGGLQRINELHAAYMAYQYPLIFPYGEDGYRPDVAHRDLPANNNSIRNRLTIREFLAYRIQTRLNEAKTLLSSRRLFQQFLVDGYTMLESEKLEWLRKNQPKLRVSKYNSLNEEGDQSQAQGNSIGKRVVLPSSFVGGRRFMDQLYYDGMAICSKVGFPDLFITFTCNPNWPEIQRVLRPLHLKPQDRPDIISRVFKIKFDQLLTDLTKKGVLGKVLAYMYTIEFQKRGLPHAHILIFLHPSNKYPSPEDIDKIISAEVPDPETHPRLYSLVKAHMVHGPCGLLNPKTPCTKDGRCTKFYPKKFQPTTIVDQEGYPVYRRRDNKHTIEKNGIIFHSGHVVPHNPSLLLKYEAHINMEWCNQSTSIKYLFKYINKGSDRISAIIQGQDKNNVDEIKQYLDCRYISPSEACWRIFSYSIHGRKPAVERLFFHMEGENSVYYKDYEQVGDVLLKPSVTESMFTAWFEANKTYEEARLLTYGDFVSKFVYHKRSRSWKPRKRGYTIGRLIWVPQSTGELFYLRMMLTVKKGPLSYNDIKTVDGKKLKTFRDACFAMGFLQDDREFIEAIKEAHQWGSGHFLRKLYVTMLLSSSMNRPEHVWRKTWMYLSDGILYDQRVFARDQGLTMSDAELKERTLMAIETLLQNNNRSLKDFKTMPYPKDYVESFTGNRLLYDERQYDVLAQQQLFESLSASLTDEQRNIFEEIMDAVEKQEGGVFFLYGYGGTGKTFMWNTLSAALRSKKKIVLPVASSGIASLLLPGGRTAHSRFKIPVPTLENSICNIEKQDHLAELLKMTDLIIWDEAPMANKFCFESLDKSLRDIMSGITNASKRVFGGKVVVFGGDFRQILPVIPRGTRSDIIHATINASYIWDHCKVLRLTKNMRLQTGQPTSTVDDIRSFSEWILKIGDGTMCEPNDGYADICIPDEFLISNFSDPIKGIVEDTYPDLIHNYLDSSYLQSRAILASTIEVVDDINQYITNLLPGEEKEYFSSDSIDKSDVNSFDAYEHVTPEFLNALKTSGLPNHSIKLKVGATIMLMRNLDQSEGLCNGTRLTVTRLAAHVIEAKIISGKNVGNLFYIPRMSLSPSQSPWPFKLVRRQFPIIVSFAMTINKSQGQSLDNVGLYLPKEVFSHGQLYVAISRVKSKKGLRILIHDKDKEPMLSTTNVVFKEVFHNI
- the LOC131637321 gene encoding uncharacterized protein LOC131637321 isoform X6, which gives rise to MSLPQIPRPVRGRPKNHYGVPNMARNLTRKFPILEREEGHHTANLNLGYTRQTSSNPTMAEQQPCHTNHTSQAIARPRCLSNCCVDAPKRPRGRPRKQMPDPEPGLNFKELRPSQTSNRTQPIPNNTPGPSNVIKETPPARQIGNISNNHVSHEVTQMSQSTTNHHRRTEPPCPIFTPTINMDFNSDSNEDSDYDPFATYLSDEDNCSDPEDVEAPFTIHDNAIGHSEEYYDIGSPLLECCYCKARMWYQERMHKSTHSANPKFMMCCGNGKVELPLLKEPPELLAKLLWDHNSIVSRKFQQHIRLYNMMFAFTSPGAKIDNRFNNGRGPPTMRIQGQTCHRIGSLLPPQGQKPKFAQLYIYDTENEVENRMDGLRNKENIDSDVVNQLSNMLYEFNPHAKSFQMAKQWLNSGETQNLKLRLISNRSTDGRVYNQPTVSEVAALVVGDIDTAEMRDIIMQTRGGGLQRINELHAAYMAYQYPLIFPYGEDGYRPDVAHRDLPANNNSIRNRLTIREFLAYRIQTRLNEAKTLLSSRRLFQQFLVDGYTMLESEKLEWLRKNQPKLRVSKYNSLNEEGDQSQAQGNSIGKRVVLPSSFVGGRRFMDQLYYDGMAICSKVGFPDLFITFTCNPNWPEIQRVLRPLHLKPQDRPDIISRVFKIKFDQLLTDLTKKGVLGKVLAYMYTIEFQKRGLPHAHILIFLHPSNKYPSPEDIDKIISAEVPDPETHPRLYSLVKAHMVHGPCGLLNPKTPCTKDGRCTKFYPKKFQPTTIVDQEGYPVYRRRDNKHTIEKNGIIFHSGHVVPHNPSLLLKYEAHINMEWCNQSTSIKYLFKYINKGSDRISAIIQGQDKNNVDEIKQYLDCRYISPSEACWRIFSYSIHGRKPAVERLFFHMEGENSVYYKDYEQVGDVLLKPSVTESMFTAWFEANKTYEEARLLTYGDFVSKFVYHKRSRSWKPRKRGYTIGRLIWVPQSTGELFYLRMMLTVKKGPLSYNDIKTVDGKKLKTFRDACFAMGFLQDDREFIEAIKEAHQWGSGHFLRKLYVTMLLSSSMNRPEHVWRKTWMYLSDGILYDQRVFARDQGLTMSDAELKERTLMAIETLLQNNNRSLKDFKTMPYPKDYVESFTGNRLLYDERQYDVLAQQQLFESLSASLTDEQRNIFEEIMDAVEKQEGGVFFLYGYGGTGKTFMWNTLSAALRSKKKIVLPVASSGIASLLLPGGRTAHSRFKIPVPTLENSICNIEKQDHLAELLKMTDLIIWDEAPMANKFCFESLDKSLRDIMSGITNASKRVFGGKVVVFGGDFRQILPVIPRGTRSDIIHATINASYIWDHCKVLRLTKNMRLQTGQPTSTVDDIRSFSEWILKIGDGTMCEPNDGYADICIPDEFLISNFSDPIKGIVEDTYPDLIHNYLDSSYLQSRAILASTIEVVDDINQYITNLLPGEEKEYFSSDSIDKSDVNSFDAYEHVTPEFLNALKTSGLPNHSIKLKVGATIMLMRNLDQSEGLCNGTRLTVTRLAAHVIEAKIISGKNVGNLFYIPRMSLSPSQSPWPFKLVRRQFPIIVSFAMTINKSQGQSLDNVGLYLPKEVFSHGQLYVAISRVKSKKGLRILIHDKDKEPMLSTTNVVFKEVFHNI